One region of Melitaea cinxia chromosome 29, ilMelCinx1.1, whole genome shotgun sequence genomic DNA includes:
- the LOC123667712 gene encoding uncharacterized protein LOC123667712, whose protein sequence is MPKGCKKRNMKMQNEKNLKKYFHNNRPMYDELMTNVQKLRNYRYFNNHVPPSESQNHDTNETQSENTEDIITPGGSKEPRVIRKKSLYINPEGEPDVSSPPQTYALGYSENNVTYWQRASDTYTESYLPRKSNRPPPSQKTLRKQARAQAQKNKVETTLNKMLLKPVEISKGKSLLEKMGWTGGGLGKDGKGIVNPIVPKATYAASTLGLGHNSETEREKKKPLKKINTNNLKFNHNFQTNVLLKILEFVKNDSEVDLLFEQSLYHQERKKIHSIVEALRSCTDVYELAYIKPLDVEVAREILSYNTYLLQTVSYGKHPARALRLYKDAPSYVYLITPDDLKDDDDEEFNDFCEPLEIDNKDKTENEIETFTEKVKHLEVEKDETGNVVQDHSKINLNSSIEENTITREDLRTKNDDPNLNHELNIEKVSDSQKFMEVDNSTSSVNSQLDSKLHSKNDPNLNLKLDVEKVSDGKKFMEVDNTTSNVNSQSDSELHSKNHDPNLNLKLDVEKVSDGKKFMEVDNTTSNVNPQSDSELHSKNHDPNLNLKLDVEKVSDGKKFMEVDNTTSNVNSQSDSELHSKNHDPNLNLKLDVEKVSDGKKFMEVDNTTSNVNCQLDTKQYSKTESLECSLNNDKTIEKVLEDENKEKLNLDSNIKIEQEVKNIENENPGNELNESSEQNSEKTLLSVIVDYFKEFMEDTNYLELRFLGPFSNEEVDAINKFFDICLKRDNEDSVEKTEILKALNNEVYDIEIKENLNGSNVVYKSEKCLQQTTPQ, encoded by the exons ATGCCTAAAGGGTGTAAAAAACGAAATATGAAGATGCAGaatgaaaaaaatctaaagaaatattttcataataaccGACCTATGTACGACGAACTAATGACTAATGTTCAGAAATTAAGAAATtatcgatattttaataatcatgTGCCTCCCTCTGAAAGTCAAAATCACGACACCAATGAGACTCAAAGTGAAAATACCGAAGATATTATTACACCAGGAGGTAGTAAGGAACCACGAGTGATAAGAAAAAAGAGTCTCTATATAAATCCTGAGGGAGAACCAGATGTGTCCAGTCC ACCCCAGACTTATGCTCTAGGCTATTCTGAAAACAATGTAACCTATTGGCAGAGAGCGAGTGATACATACACAGAGTCATACTTGCCTCGGAAATCAAACAGACCACCTCCGAGTCAAAAAACTCTTAGGAAGCAAGCACGAGCACAAGCACAGAAAAATAAAGTCGAGACGACTTTAAACAAGATGTTGTTGAAACCTGTAGAAATCAGCAAGGGTAAAAg TTTATTGGAAAAAATGGGATGGACTGGAGGAGGTCTCGGCAAAGATGGAAAAGGAATTGTAAATCCTATTGTACCAAAAGCAACatat GCCGCCAGCACTTTAGGCCTGGGACACAATTCGGAAACAGAACGAGAAAAAAAgaaaccattaaaaaaaataaatacgaataacTTAAAATTCAACCACAACTTTCAGACAAATGTCCTCCTGAAGATCTTAGAGTTTGTTAAGAACGATTCCGAAGTTGATTTGTTATTTGAGCAGTCATTATACCATCAGGAAAGAAAGAAGATACATAGCATAGTGGAGGCGTTGCGTTCATGTACTGATGTCTATGAATTGGCATACATAAAACCATTGGACGTAGAAGTAGCGCGTGAAATATTGAGCTATAATACTTATTTGCTACAAACAGTAAGCTACGGCAAGCATCCTGCTCG TGCACTGCGTTTATACAAAGACGCTCCATCTTATGTCTACCTTATAACACCGGATGATTTGAAAGATGACGATGACGAAGAATTCAATGACTTTTGTGAACCATTAGAAAttgataataaagataaaacagAAAACGAAATTGAAACGTTTACAGAAAAGGTCAAACATTTAGAAGTCGAAAAGGATGAAACGGGGAACGTTGTACAAGATCAcagtaaaatcaatttaaattctaGTATAGAAGAAAATACAATAACTAGAGAAGATTTAAGAACTAAAAATGACGATCCTAACTTAAATCATGAATTGAATATAGAAAAAGTTTCAGATAGTCAAAAGTTTATGGAAGTTGACAACTCTACTAGCAGTGTTAACTCTCAGTTAGATTCTAAATTACATTCTAAAAATGATCCTAACTTAAATCTTAAATTAGATGTAGAAAAAGTTTCAGACGGTAAAAAGTTTATGGAAGTTGACAACACTACTAGCAATGTTAACTCTCAGTCGGATTCTGAACTACATTCTAAAAATCATGATCCTAACTTAAATCTTAAATTAGATGTAGAAAAAGTTTCAGACGGTAAAAAGTTTATGGAAGTTGACAACACTACTAGCAATGTTAACCCTCAGTCAGATTCTGAACTACATTCTAAAAATCATGATCCTAACCTAAATCTTAAATTAGATGTAGAAAAAGTTTCAGACGGTAAAAAGTTTATGGAAGTTGACAACACTACAAGCAATGTTAACTCTCAGTCGGATTCTGAACTACATTCTAAAAATCATGATCCTAACTTAAATCTTAAATTAGATGTAGAAAAAGTTTCAGACGGTAAAAAGTTTATGGAAGTTGACAACACTACTAGCAAT GTTAACTGTCAGTTAGATACCAAACAATATTCTAAGACAGAAAGCTTAGAATGTtctttaaataatgataaaacaatTGAAAAAGTCTTAGaagatgaaaataaagaaaaattaaatctagattcaaatataaaaattgaacaagaagtcaaaaatatagaaaacgAAAATCCAGGAAATGAACTGAATGAGAGTTCTGAACAAAACTCAGAAAAAACTTTGTTAAGTGTAATAgttgattattttaaagaatttatggAAGATACAAACTATCTAGAACTTCGATTTTTGGGTCCTTTTAGTAATGAAGAAGTCGATgctataaataagttttttgatATTTGTCTAAAAAGGGACAATGAGGATAGTGTTGAGAAGACTGAAATATTAAAGGCCTTAAACAATGAAGTATATGATATTGAAATTAAGGAAAATTTGAATGGTAGCAATGT agtgTACAAGTCAGAGAAATGCTTACAACAAACGACTCCACAGTAa
- the LOC123667959 gene encoding NADH dehydrogenase [ubiquinone] 1 alpha subcomplex subunit 8: MVLTNDVTLPEESELTVEEVNLSTATLRAGSFHLGKYCEQANNEFMLCRIEENDPRKCINEGKVVTACTLEFFRKVKKACLAEFNQYANCIDKSSGDFGLEHCRKTQGVFDKCMLENLNLERPPFGYFCEARVHDTKRPKPPVEEKAVYPDATPALPDDVERKPARFGSRLYWMTE; encoded by the exons atggtGTTAACTAACGATGTTACTTTGCCAGAAGAGTCCGAATTAACGGTCGAAGAAGTAAATTTATCGACTGCCACTTTGAGAGCAGGTTCTTTCCATTTAGGAAAATATTGTGAACAAgcaaataat GAATTTATGCTGTGTCGTATTGAGGAGAATGACCCTCGTAAATGTATTAATGAGGGTAAAGTTGTAACGGCTTGCACTCTTGAGTTCTTCAGGAAGGTAAAGAAGGCTTGCCTTGCCGAGTTCAATCAGTACGCAAACTGCATTGACAAGAGCTCTGGTGACTTTGGACTAGAACA CTGCCGCAAGACCCAAGGTGTCTTTGATAAGTGTATGCTGGAAAACTTAAATCTTGAGCGCCCTCCGTTTGGCTACTTCTGTGAAGCAAGAGTTCACGATACTAAGAG GCCTAAACCACCAGTTGAAGAGAAGGCCGTCTATCCAGATGCAACACCAGCTCTGCCCGATGATGTCGAAAGGAAACCAGCGCGCTTCGGTTCCCGACTCTACTGGATGACCGAATAA
- the LOC123667881 gene encoding uncharacterized protein LOC123667881, with amino-acid sequence MVSKITYTLAALCLVYVLVESSFIKPNNVPRVGRSNEAEGPFDQNMMGYVIKTIPSKNIPRMGRRNYDSANRFDIPKLYQVPSDNAESYSDEDVAKMNQELDEYFGSH; translated from the exons atggtttcaaaaATAACATATACTCTGGCCGCACTCTGTCTAGTTTATGTTTTGGTTGAGAGTTCTTTTATAAAACCGAATAATGTACCGAGAGTAGGAAGAAGTAATGAAGCCGAAGGACCTTTCGATCAGAATATGATGGGTTATGTTATAAAAACAATTCCTAGTAAGAATATACCGAGAATGGGTCGCAGGAATTACGATTcg gCAAATCGTTTTGATATACCTAAGTTGTATCAAGTTCCATCTGATAATGCTGAATCGTATTCTG atgaAGATGTTGCCAAAATGAATCAAGAGCTGGACGAATACTTTGGAAGTCAttaa